The proteins below come from a single Malus domestica chromosome 03, GDT2T_hap1 genomic window:
- the LOC114823837 gene encoding uncharacterized protein isoform X2, with product MGVIHGEYRNLYVHISAETYEKVDAAVAVIELLLTSVSGNLAAVSSTGASVPGDHNAHVPSQVQDTTTSNVVNQGNGTTTGSICTNSINGQFQYPGSFFSTGPSFCSHKYAWLHSAEFFETNSWVSIYLLISATPYARNPSAISVPPVRARLSLAQLSLSCLSGKVRC from the exons ATGGGAGTGATACACGGTGAATACAGAAACTTATACGTTCATATATCGGCTGAGACATATGAGAAAGTAGATGCAGCTGTTGCTGTAATTGAACTGCTACTCACCTCTGTATCA GGAAATCTGGCAGCGGTTAGCAGTACAGGTGCTTCAGTTCCTGGTGATCATAATGCTCATGTTCCTAGTCAAGTCCAGGACACTACCACCTCTAATGTGGTAAATCAGGGAAATGGTACAACCACTGGCAGTATCTGCACAAACTCCATTAATGGGCAGTTTCAGTACCCTGGTTCATTTTTCTCGACGGGCCCATCTTTCTGCTCCCATAAATATGCCTGGCTTCACTCCGCTGAATTCTTCGAGACTAATTCATGGGTCAGCATCTATCTGCTTATATCTGCTACTCCTTATGCCAGAAATCCATCTGCCATCTCAGTTCCTCCTGTTCGGGCTAGATTGTCCCTCGCACAACTCTCCCTGTCTTGCCTGTCGGGCAAGGTTCGCTGCTAG